The following are encoded together in the Cicer arietinum cultivar CDC Frontier isolate Library 1 chromosome 2, Cicar.CDCFrontier_v2.0, whole genome shotgun sequence genome:
- the LOC101492718 gene encoding uncharacterized protein, with translation MDSEIFHTILTKSLTVLVWPPISLLCPLYVSIRALESDCRSSNQRCLAFWVLFYLSMIMECEFAVLFTWPPWWPHAKAMATFLLLIPNFGAALYIYKFLIKHYCTWNICAWTLNIFYQKITRFESDEDSEKLSEQEEKNLVYQGRDDHADCDKTKSSYASKKQVQKEWSCALCQISTTSENCLVEHLQGKQHKAKKKELRVGLRLINSPYMLSFTQERIKGMTLLKNLNQIANILSPVSTSTIWCEWKKPEFGWTKLNTDGSVNKETAAFGGLLRDHRGEPICGFVSKAPQGDIFLVELWAIWRGLVLSFGLGIKSIWVESDSMSVVKTINKMQPCPKAESCLEKIWKLLSKFEKYRISHSWRETNRAADHLVGF, from the exons ATGGATTCGGAAATTTTTCATACAATCTTAACCAAATCACTCACCGTCCTTGTCTG GCCTCCAATTAGTTTGCTTTGTCCCTT ATACGTTTCTATTCGGGCATTGGAGAGTGATTGCCGTTCAAGTAATCAACGATGTCTTGCTTTTTGGGTTCTGTTTTATTTGTCTATGATCATGGAATGTGAATTTGCAGTGTTATTTACCTG GCCCCCATGGTGGCCTCATGCAAAAGCCATGGCAACTTTCCTTCTGTTAATACCTAATTTTGGTGCTGCGCTATACATCTACAAGTTCTTAATTAAACATTACTGTACTTGGAACATTTGTGCATGGACATTGAACATCTTTTATCAGAAAATCACACGTTTTGAATCAGATGAGGACAGCGAAAAACTTTCGGAACAAGAGGAGAAAAACTTAGTATATCAG GGAAGAGATGATCATGCTGATTGTGACAAGACAAAAAGCAGTTATGCAAGTAAAAAGCAAGTCCAAAAGGAATGGAGCTGTGCTTTATGTCAAATTAGTACTACAAGTGAAAATTGCTTAGTGGAACATCTTCAAGGGAAGCAACACAAAGCTAAGAAAAAAGAACTTCGAGTAGGGTTACGTTTAATTAATAGTCCGTATATGTTATCCTTTACGCAAGAAAGAATCAAAGGAATGACTCTACTTAAAAATCTCAACCAAATTGCAAACATTCTGAGTCCAGTTTCTACATCCACAATATGGTGTGAATGGAAAAAGCCGGAATTCGGATGGACAAAACTAAACACTGATGGTTCTGTAAATAAAGAAACTGCTGCTTTTGGCGGGCTGCTTCGTGATCACCGTGGCGAACCGATATGTGGTTTTGTCTCGAAAGCTCCTCAAggagatattttcttggtagAACTTTGGGCTATATGGAGAGGCCTTGTTCTCTCTTTCGGTCTTGGGATTAAATCAATATGGGTTGAGTCAGACTCCATGAGTGTTGTCAAGACTATCAATAAAATGCAGCCTTGTCCGAAAGCTGAAAGTTGTTTGGAAAAAATATGGAAACTGTTGAGTAAGTTTGAAAAATATCGGATTTCGCACTCGTGGCGCGAGACTAATAGAGCAGCAGATCatcttgttggattttga